The following coding sequences are from one Eucalyptus grandis isolate ANBG69807.140 chromosome 11, ASM1654582v1, whole genome shotgun sequence window:
- the LOC104426712 gene encoding pentatricopeptide repeat-containing protein At2g22410, mitochondrial codes for MRRCVFLCKRSSGPCPSFSTPFTLSAAPQFRLLSSSGAQKTKWNSTTSVIITNPVLLLLESCTSMRQLKQLQAHMTRTGLMAHTFPASRVLAFCALADAGDVNYARSLFAHIENPNTYMWNTMIRGYSKARMPSSGLTLFGRMISGRVEVDGRSFVFALKACEKFEEVFVGEFVHGRIWKMGFDCDLLVRNGLIHFYTVFRCLDLARRAFDESPVRDVFTWTSMIDGYATHRCPDEALELLDLMLLGDVKPNEVTMIAAVSGCSQKDLNVGRKLHELIKRENVACSLNLLNALIDMYIKCDCLISAREVFDNMETRDVFSMTSMVNGYAKFGELENARMLFDKMPEKNVVSWSAMIAGYSQNGQPKEALEIFNSMREAGLVPVENTLVCVLSACGQLGRLEVGCWIHNEYILSKKIRFSVILGNALIDMYAKCGCIDAAAAVFDEMTEKDLVSWNSMITGFAAHGHAEEALELFHQLKSTGFRPDKVTFLGVLSACSHGGLLSEGQEYFKDIAREFGIAPQIEHYACMVDLYGRNGLLKEAYELITTMPMLPNEATWGALLSACRTYGNVELGRAVADKLLELNPEDSGIYSLMANIFARGKEWSNMRMVKSMMRERSVKKTPGHSLIEVDGKFHEFLAADGSYLQSEEICLILNHINLLSSWEDSVSGATLG; via the coding sequence ATGAGGCGTTGCGTCTTTCTCTGCAAGCGCTCCTCTGGTCCGTGCCCATCTTTCTCCACTCCTTTCACGCTCTCCGCCGCGCCTCAGTTTCGACTTCTCTCTTCGAGTGGTGCGCAGAAAACGAAATGGAACTCCACGACCAGCGTGATCATCACGAACCCGGTCCTGTTGCTCCTGGAATCTTGCACCTCCATGCGCCAACTCAAGCAACTCCAAGCTCACATGACCAGGACTGGTCTCATGGCCCACACGTTCCCCGCGAGCAGGGTGTTGGCCTTTTGCGCTTTAGCAGACGCTGGAGACGTGAACTACGCGCGCAGCCTCTTCGCCCACATCGAGAATCCCAATACCTATATGTGGAATACGATGATCCGAGGGTACTCCAAAGCGAGAATGCCGAGTTCGGGGTTGACCCTTTTTGGCCGGATGATTAGCGGACGCGTGGAAGTCGATGGCCGCAGCTTCGTGTTCGCCCTGAAGGCGTGCGAGAAATTTGAGGAAGTTTTTGTTGGGGAGTTCGTTCACGGCAGGATTTGGAAGATGGGTTTTGATTGCGACTTGCTGGTTCGAAATGGGTTGATTCATTTTTACACGGTATTTCGGTGTTTGGACCTTGCCCGCCGCGCGTTCGATGAAAGTCCTGTTAGAGACGTTTTTACCTGGACCTCGATGATCGATGGTTATGCCACGCATCGTTGCCCCGACGAGGCCCTGGAACTGTTGGACTTGATGTTGTTGGGTGATGTTAAGCCTAATGAGGTTACTATGATCGCGGCAGTTTCCGGATGCTCCCAGAAGGACTTGAATGTGGGGAGAAAACTTCATGAACTGATAAAAAGGGAGAATGTGGCTTGTAGCCTGAATTTGCTCAACGCATTAATCGATATGTATATAAAATGTGATTGCTTGATCAGTGCTAGGGAGGTCTTTGACAACATGGAGACCAGGGATGTCTTCTCAATGACTAGTATGGTCAATGGTTATGCAAAATTTGGTGAGTTGGAGAATGCCAGGATGTTGTTTGACAAAATGCCTGAGAAAAACGTGGTCTCCTGGTCTGCAATGATTGCGGGCTATTCCCAAAATGGTCAACCGAAGGAAGCATTGGAGATATTTAATAGTATGAGAGAGGCAGGCTTAGTTCCTGTAGAGAACACTTTGGTATGCGTTCTGTCTGCTTGTGGTCAATTGGGTCGCTTAGAGGTGGGCTGCTGGATTCACAATGAGTACATCCTTTCTAAGAAGATCCGGTTTAGTGTCATTCTGGGAAATGCTCTTATAGACATGTATGCAAAATGCGGGTGTATTGATGCAGCTGCGGCAGTATTTGATGAAATGACTGAAAAAGACTTGGTATCTTGGAATTCCATGATCACTGGATTCGCTGCTCATGGGCACGCTGAGGAAGCCCTAGAGCTCTTCCATCAACTAAAAAGCACTGGATTTAGGCCAGATAAGGTCACTTTCTTGGGTGTCTTATCAGCTTGTAGTCATGGAGGTTTATTAAGTGAGGGCCAAGAATACTTTAAGGACATAGCAAGAGAATTTGGGATAGCTCCGCAAATTGAGCATTATGCCTGCATGGTTGATCTATATGGTCGTAACGGCCTACTCAAGGAAGCATATGAATTAATAACTACAATGCCGATGCTTCCCAATGAAGCTACCTGGGGTGCGCTTCTTAGCGCTTGTAGAACGTATGGAAATGTCGAGTTGGGTAGGGCTGTGGCAGATAAGCTATTGGAATTGAATCCTGAAGATAGCGGTATATACAGTCTTATGGCTAACATCTTTGCCAGGGGAAAAGAATGGAGCAATATGAGGATGGTTAAAAGCATGATGAGGGAAAGGAGTGTGAAAAAGACTCCTGGCCATAGCCTGATAGAGGTGGACGGTAAGTTTCATGAATTTCTAGCTGCTGATGGATCGTATCTTCAGTCTGAAGAAATCTGTTTGATACTAAATCATATAAACTTGCTATCTAGTTGGGAAGATTCAGTATCAGGCGCTACCTTAGGTTGA
- the LOC104426711 gene encoding protein tas: MSMAVPLFNLAPDLSVSRLCLGTMTFGEQNSMSESFRLLDHAFGAGINFFDSAEMYPVPQRADTQGRSEEYLGRWVRDRKIPRDRVVLATKVSGPSGQMTWIRDGPKCVDAWNISEAIDNSLLRLRTDYIDLYQIHWPDRFWIFNRYVPMFGESEYDPTHQYRAITIEEQLEALGRAVASGKIRYVGLSNETPYGVMKFLHVAERVPSYPKVVSVQNCYSLLCRTFDSGMAECCHHERISLLAYSPLAMGILSGKYFLPDGGPPDARLNLFEGRYSEGESRYNLSNSIVTAAIMGYLKIADKYGLRPVVLAIAFVLRHPLVASAIFGATKRWQLQEVLDACNVELSPEIVAEINQIHVNFPNPCP; this comes from the exons ATGTCAATGGCCGTGCCTCTCTTCAACCTCGCTCCCGACCTCTCCGTCTCCAGGCTCTGCTTAG GAACTATGACTTTCGGCGAGCAGAATTCGATGTCTGAATCGTTCCGCCTCCTCGACCACGCCTTTGGCGCCGGGATCAACTTCTTCGACTCCGCCGAAAT GTATCCAGTGCCTCAGCGTGCCGATACTCAGGGCCGGAGCGAGGAGTATCTCGGCCGGTGGGTTAGAGACCGGAAAATTCCTCGCGATCGAGTCGTGTTGGCCACCAAG GTGAGTGGACCATCTGGGCAAATGACTTGGATTAGGGATGGGCCCAAGTGTGTGGATGCTTGGAACATATCCGAAGCAATTGATAATAG CTTATTGAGATTGAGGACAGACTACATCGACCTTTATCAAATACATTGGCCTGATCGGTTT tggATTTTCAACAGATATGTGCCGATGTTTGGAGAGTCTGAGTATGATCCAACCCATCAGTACAGAGCAATTACCATAGAGGAACAACTTGAGGCACTTGGCAGAGCCGTTGCCTCTGGTAAG ATTAGATATGTTGGACTCAGTAATGAAACACCTTATGGTGTCATGAAATTCCTCCACGTTGCTGAAAGAGTTCCTTCCTATCCTAAGGTTGTGTCAGTGCAG AATTGCTACAGTTTGCTCTGTCGAACTTTCGATTCAGGGATGGCAGAATGCTGCCATCACGAGAG GATCAGCTTATTGGCCTACAGCCCTCTAGCGATGGGTATACTTTCTGGTAAATACTTTTTGCCTGATGGTGGACCACCGGATGCTCGGTTGAATCTTTTCGAAG GGAGGTATTCAGAAGGAGAATCAAGGTACAACTTGTCCAATAGTATCGTGACGGCAGCAATCATGG GGTACCTTAAAATTGCAGACAAGTATGGACTACGTCCTGTAGTATTGGCAATTG CCTTTGTTTTGAGACATCCTCTGGTAGCGAGTGCTATATTTGGCGCAACCAAGCGTTGGCAGCTCCAGGAGGTTCTTGATGCTTGCAATGTGGAGCTCAGTCCTGAAATAGTTGCagaaatcaatcaaattcatGTGAATTTTCCAAATCCTTGTCCCTGA
- the LOC104426713 gene encoding LOW QUALITY PROTEIN: protein SLOW WALKER 1 (The sequence of the model RefSeq protein was modified relative to this genomic sequence to represent the inferred CDS: inserted 1 base in 1 codon), whose protein sequence is MEVEPKKASKTFPVKPKLKPKPRTPSGKTPESKYWSSFKTTHPLDNLSFSVPSLAFSPSPPHLLAAAHSATVSLFSPTAPPSXSFSDVVSSLSFRSDGQLLAASDLSGLIQVFDVRSRTPLRRLRSHARPVRFVRYPALDKLHLVSGGDDALVKYWDVAGESVVSELRGHKDYVRCGDCSPADANCFVTGSYDHVVKLWDVRVRDGNRAATEVNHGSPVQDVIFLPSGSLVATAGGNSVKIWDLIGGGRMVYSMESHNKTVTSICVGTMGAQQSGEEGVQLRILSVGLDGYMKVFDYSRMKVTHSMRFPAPLLSIGFSPDSNVRAIGTSNGILYVGKRKAKENAEGGANGILGLGSVEEPRRRVLKPSFYRYFHRGQSEKPSEGDYLVMRPKKVKLAEHDKLLKKFQHKNALISVLGGNDPEKVVAVMEELVARRALLKCVLNLDADELGLILTFLHKNSTVPRYSSLLLGLAKKVIDLRLEDIRASDALKGHIRNLKRSVDEEIRIQEGLQEIQGMVSPLLRIAGRR, encoded by the exons ATGGAGGTGGAACCCAAGAAGGCGTCCAAGACCTTCCCGGTGAAGCCGAAGCTGAAGCCGAAGCCGAGAACCCCTTCTGGCAAGACCCCAGAATCCAAGTACTGGTCCTCCTTCAAGACCACCCACCCCCTCGACAACCTCTCCTTCTCCGTCCCTTCCCTCGCCTTCTCCCCTTCCCCTCCCcacctcctcgccgccgcccacTCCGCCACCGTCTCCCTCTTCTCCCCCACCgcaccaccat cctccttctccgacgtcgtctcctccctctccttccGCTCCGACGGCCAACTCCTCGCCGCCTCCGACCTCTCCGGCCTCATCCAGGTCTTCGACGTCCGCTCCCGCACCCCGCTCCGCCGCCTCCGCTCCCACGCCCGCCCCGTCAGGTTCGTCCGCTACCCGGCCCTCGACAAGCTCCACCTGGTGTCCGGGGGCGATGACGCCCTCGTCAAGTACTGGGACGTGGCCGGGGAGAGCGTGGTGTCGGAGCTCCGAGGGCATAAGGACTACGTCCGGTGCGGGGACTGTTCGCCCGCCGACGCGAATTGCTTCGTCACCGGGTCTTATGATCACGTGGTGAAGCTCTGGGATGTGAGGGTGAGAGATGGGAACAGGGCGGCGACGGAGGTGAATCACGGGTCGCCGGTGCAGGATGTGATCTTCTTGCCGTCGGGGAGTTTGGTCGCCACCGCGGGAGGGAATAGCGTGAAGATTTGGGACTTGATTGGAGGAGGGAGGATGGTTTATTCGATGGAGAGTCACAACAAGACCGTGACCTCCATTTGTGTGGGTACGATGGGGGCGCAGCAGAGCGGGGAAGAAGGTGTGCAGCTGAGGATCTTGAGCGTTGGTCTCGACGGGTATATGAAGGTGTTTGATTATTCTAGAATGAAGGTCACGCATTCGATGAGGTTCCCGGCACCTCTGCTGTCGATCGGGTTTTCGCCCGATAGCAACGTGAGAGCCATTGGGACTTCGAATGGTATTTTGTATGTGGGAAAGAGAAAGGCGAAGGAAAATGCGGAGGGTGGTGCCAATGGAATCTTAGGGTTGGGCAGTGTGGAGGAGCCGCGGAGGCGGGTCTTGAAGCCCTCGTTCTATAGGTACTTCCACAGAGGTCAGAGTGAGAAGCCATCCGAGGGAGATTATTTGGTTATGAGGCCGAAGAAGGTGAAGTTGGCTGAGCATGATAAACTCTTGAAGAAGTTCCAGCATAAGAATGCTCTCATTTCAGTTTTAGGTGGAAATGATCCTGAAAAGGTGGTGGCTGTGATGGAGGAATTGGTGGCTCGGAGGGCACTGCTAAAGTGCGTCCTGAACTTGGATGCGGATGAATTGGGTCTGATTTTGACGTTCTTGCATAAGAACTCGACTGTGCCTAGATATTCAAGCTTGTTGCTGGGGCTGGCGAAGAAGGTTATTGACTTGAGGCTCGAAGACATAAGAGCATCCGATGCCTTGAAGGGTCATATTAGGAACCTCAAGCGCTCAGTTGATGAGGAGATTCGGATACAAGAGGGGTTGCAAGAGATTCAGGGTATGGTATCTCCTTTACTAAGGATTGCAGGCAGAAGATAG
- the LOC104426710 gene encoding gibberellin receptor GID1B gives MAGDNEVNANESKRVVPLNTWVLISNFRLAYNLLRRPDGTFNRDLAEFLDRKVPANTIPVDGVLSFDHVVDRPTGLLNRVYLPVPHDASQWGFEELEKPLSTTEAVPVILFFHGGSFSHSSANSAIYDTFCRRLVGLCKGAVVSVNYRRSPEHRYPCANDDGWAALKWVKSRPWLMSGKDSKVHVYLAGDSSGGNIAHHVAVRAAEAEVEILGNILLHPLFGGQERTESEKRLDGKYFVKIEERDWYWRAYLPEGEDRDHPACNPFGPRGRSLEGLKFPKSLIVVAGLDILQDWQIAYVEGLKRNGQEVKLLYLKQATIGFYFLPNNEHFYCLMEEIKNFVKPNC, from the exons ATGGCTGGCGATAACGAAGTCAACGCCAATGAATCTAAG AGAGTTGTTCCCTTAAACACATGGGTCCTCATCTCCAACTTCAGGCTCGCGTACAATCTCCTCCGCCGGCCCGACGGGACCTTCAATAGAGACTTGGCTGAGTTCCTTGACCGGAAAGTGCCTGCCAACACCATTCCGGTCGACGGAGTCTTGTCGTTTGATCACGTCGTCGATCGCCCCACTGGCCTTCTGAACCGGGTGTACTTGCCGGTGCCCCATGATGCATCTCAATGGGGATTTGAAGAGCTCGAGAAGCCTCTTAGCACCACCGAGGCTGTCCCTGTCATTTTATTCTTCCACGGCGGGAGCTTCAGCCACTCCTCTGCCAACAGTGCAATTTATGACACCTTCTGCCGCCGCCTCGTCGGCCTTTGCAAGGGGGCGGTCGTGTCGGTGAATTACCGCCGCTCGCCCGAACACAGATACCCCTGTGCCAACGATGATGGTTGGGCAGCCCTGAAGTGGGTGAAGTCGAGACCTTGGCTAATGAGTGGGAAAGACTCTAAAGTCCATGTCTATTTAGCTGGGGATAGCTCGGGCGGTAACATCGCTCATCACGTGGCGGTCAGGGCTGCCGAGGCCGAGGTGGAAATACTAGGTAATATCCTTCTTCATCCTTTGTTTGGCGGGCAAGAAAGAACCGAATCCGAGAAGAGATTAGATGGGAAATACTTCGTTAAAATAGAGGAACGCGATTGGTACTGGCGGGCTTATCTTCCGGAAGGGGAAGACCGAGATCACCCTGCCTGCAATCCCTTCGGTCCCCGTGGCAGAAGCCTTGAGGGGCTTAAGTTTCCGAAGAGCCTCATCGTTGTGGCGGGTCTGGATATTCTCCAGGACTGGCAAATAGCTTATGTGGAAGGGTTAAAAAGGAACGGTCAAGAAGTGAAGTTGCTATATCTGAAGCAGGCCACGATCGGCTTTTACTTCCTCCCGAACAACGAGCATTTCTACTGCCTGATGGAGGAGATCAAAAACTTTGTCAAGCCTAACTGTTAA